In one window of Erwinia tasmaniensis Et1/99 DNA:
- a CDS encoding ABC transporter permease, with the protein MSQSEYVYHRVVVWLVLLILALPLVATLLYALATRWGASMLPDGLTLKWMVQLWNDPRFLLALGRSLLLCFGALLLSLLLVLPAMFVIAYYFPKLDGVMNILILLPFAVPPVVSSVGLLQLYSAPPLMLTGTPWILIGCYFTLALPFIYRAIANNMQAINLRELVDAAHLLGASTWQAACLVVLPNLRKGATIALLLSFSFLIGEFVFANLLVGTRYETLQVYLYNVRNSSGHFSSALVIAYFLVVLLVTWLANTLNRTRG; encoded by the coding sequence ATGTCGCAAAGTGAATACGTTTATCACCGGGTCGTCGTCTGGCTGGTACTGCTTATTCTGGCGTTACCGCTGGTGGCAACACTGCTGTATGCGCTGGCAACGCGTTGGGGTGCATCCATGCTGCCCGATGGCCTGACGCTAAAATGGATGGTACAGCTGTGGAACGATCCGCGCTTTTTGCTTGCGCTGGGGCGTTCGCTGCTGCTCTGTTTTGGAGCGCTTCTGCTATCGCTATTACTGGTGCTGCCAGCAATGTTTGTGATTGCTTACTACTTCCCTAAGCTAGATGGGGTAATGAATATTCTGATCCTGCTGCCCTTCGCCGTGCCGCCGGTGGTCTCCTCCGTTGGGCTGTTGCAGCTGTATTCCGCGCCACCGCTGATGTTAACCGGTACGCCGTGGATACTTATCGGCTGCTATTTCACCCTGGCATTGCCGTTTATTTACCGCGCTATCGCTAACAATATGCAGGCGATTAATTTGCGCGAACTGGTTGATGCTGCGCATCTACTGGGTGCCAGCACCTGGCAGGCTGCGTGCCTGGTGGTGCTGCCTAATTTACGTAAAGGGGCGACCATTGCTCTGCTGCTGTCGTTCTCATTCCTGATAGGTGAGTTTGTATTCGCTAACCTGCTGGTCGGCACGCGCTATGAAACCTTACAGGTCTATCTGTATAACGTGCGCAACAGTAGCGGGCATTTCAGCAGTGCGCTGGTTATTGCGTATTTCCTTGTTGTCCTGCTGGTCACCTGGCTGGCGAACACCCTGAACCGCACGAGAGGCTGA
- a CDS encoding ABC transporter ATP-binding protein yields the protein MSYLNVTQLNKSYGPTSVFQDIDFSASEGEFVTLLGPSGCGKSTLLRCIAGLTSVDSGQILLQGKDLVPLSPQQRAIGMVFQSYALFPNMTVERNVAFGLKMQKLPGAEIQRRVAEVLELVELNDFVKRYPHQLSGGQCQRVALARSLVMRPRLLLLDEPLSALDARIRRHLRDQIRLIQQELKLTTLFVTHDQEEALMLSDRIVLMNKGKIVQSGDAESLYSAPVDLFAAGFIGHYNLLSVPQATRLIGGSFNSQVAIRPESLRLCRPEQGIPAQIISHSLLGNVIRYRVRAHEVELTVDVLNRAEEYYAAGAWVGLLLDKKTLREVA from the coding sequence ATGTCCTACCTGAATGTGACTCAACTGAATAAAAGCTACGGCCCCACGTCCGTTTTTCAGGATATCGACTTTAGCGCCAGCGAAGGGGAGTTCGTCACTCTGTTAGGCCCCAGCGGCTGCGGCAAATCGACGCTGCTGCGCTGCATTGCTGGCCTGACGTCGGTCGACAGCGGGCAGATTTTATTGCAGGGCAAGGATCTGGTGCCGCTCTCTCCGCAGCAGCGTGCCATCGGCATGGTATTTCAAAGCTATGCGCTGTTCCCTAATATGACGGTAGAGCGTAACGTGGCGTTCGGCCTGAAGATGCAGAAGCTGCCGGGTGCAGAGATCCAACGGCGTGTGGCGGAGGTACTGGAGCTGGTCGAACTGAACGATTTCGTCAAACGCTATCCGCACCAGCTCTCTGGTGGCCAGTGCCAGCGCGTGGCGCTGGCGCGTTCTCTGGTTATGCGCCCGCGTCTGCTGCTGCTGGATGAACCGCTGTCGGCGCTGGACGCACGCATTCGTCGCCATCTGCGCGACCAGATCCGTCTTATCCAGCAAGAGCTGAAGCTGACCACGCTGTTCGTGACCCACGATCAGGAGGAGGCGTTAATGCTGTCCGACCGCATTGTGCTGATGAATAAGGGAAAAATCGTCCAGAGCGGTGATGCCGAATCGCTGTACTCCGCCCCGGTCGATCTGTTTGCCGCTGGCTTCATTGGGCATTACAACCTGTTAAGCGTGCCGCAGGCGACGCGTTTAATCGGGGGTTCTTTTAACTCACAGGTGGCCATCCGCCCGGAATCGCTAAGGCTCTGCCGGCCAGAGCAGGGCATCCCGGCCCAGATTATTAGCCACAGCCTGCTGGGTAACGTGATCCGCTATCGTGTCAGGGCTCATGAGGTGGAACTCACGGTAGACGTGCTTAACCGTGCCGAAGAGTATTATGCGGCGGGAGCCTGGGTGGGCCTGCTGCTGGACAAGAAAACACTGCGGGAAGTTGCCTGA
- a CDS encoding Na/Pi cotransporter family protein: MLTLLNLFAAVALLVWGTHIVRTGIMRVFGANLRRVLSRSMAKKPMAFLSGIGVTALVQSSNATTMLVTSFVAQELVGLAPALVIILGADVGTALMARILTFDLSWLSPLFIFFGVVFFLGRKQARAGQLGRTSIGLGLILLALQLIVAAATPITQAAGVKVLFSSLTGDVMLDALIGALFAIISYSSLAAVLLTATLAATGVISFKVALCLVIGANLGSGLLAMLNNSASNAAGKRVALGSLLFKFIGSLLILPFIDPLANWLEKLPVNNEELVIFFHVFYNLIRCVIMVPFAEPMATLCQRLIRDEAETDLRLKPRHLDSASLDTPALALANAARETLRMGDVLEQMLTTFSRVVHGERREDREIRKLDDDVDVLYTAIKLYLAQMPKEDLPDEDSRRWAETIEMALNLEMAGDILERMSGDVADKSLAAGLAFSLEGMQELDAQLELLTSNLRLSLSVFLSRDITSAKRLRRAKHRFRITNRRYSYTHVERLHQQNVQSIETSSLHLGLLGDMKRLNSLFCAVAYGVLEQPDDERDEE; encoded by the coding sequence GTGTTAACTCTGCTTAATCTTTTTGCTGCCGTTGCGCTATTGGTATGGGGAACTCATATCGTACGTACGGGGATCATGCGCGTCTTTGGGGCCAACCTGCGCCGGGTACTGAGCCGCAGCATGGCAAAAAAACCTATGGCGTTTCTGTCGGGTATTGGCGTGACCGCGCTGGTACAGAGCAGTAACGCTACCACTATGCTGGTCACCTCATTTGTCGCCCAGGAACTGGTGGGATTAGCCCCGGCATTGGTGATCATTCTCGGTGCCGACGTGGGGACCGCGCTGATGGCGCGCATCCTGACATTCGATCTCTCCTGGCTTTCGCCGCTGTTTATCTTTTTTGGCGTGGTGTTCTTTCTGGGCCGCAAGCAGGCCCGTGCCGGTCAGTTAGGCCGTACCAGCATTGGCCTGGGGTTAATTCTGCTGGCGCTGCAGCTGATTGTTGCCGCGGCCACGCCCATCACCCAGGCCGCCGGGGTAAAGGTGCTGTTTTCATCGCTGACTGGGGATGTGATGCTCGATGCCCTGATCGGCGCCCTGTTTGCCATTATCAGCTACTCAAGTCTGGCAGCGGTATTGCTGACCGCCACGCTGGCGGCGACCGGGGTGATCTCCTTTAAAGTGGCGTTATGTCTGGTGATCGGGGCCAATCTCGGCAGCGGACTGTTGGCGATGCTGAATAACAGCGCCTCTAACGCCGCCGGTAAACGGGTGGCGCTCGGCAGTCTGCTGTTTAAATTTATCGGCTCGCTGCTGATCCTGCCGTTTATCGACCCGCTGGCGAACTGGCTGGAGAAACTGCCGGTTAATAATGAAGAATTAGTGATCTTCTTCCATGTGTTTTATAACCTGATCCGCTGCGTGATTATGGTGCCTTTTGCCGAGCCGATGGCCACTTTATGCCAGCGTTTGATCCGCGATGAGGCGGAAACCGATTTACGACTAAAGCCCAGGCACCTGGACAGCGCATCGCTGGATACCCCGGCGCTGGCGCTGGCGAATGCGGCGCGCGAAACGCTGCGCATGGGAGATGTACTGGAACAGATGCTTACCACCTTCAGCAGGGTGGTGCACGGTGAACGGCGTGAAGACCGGGAAATACGCAAGCTCGATGATGACGTCGATGTGTTGTATACCGCCATTAAACTCTATCTTGCGCAGATGCCGAAAGAAGATCTGCCGGATGAGGACTCACGGCGCTGGGCCGAGACCATTGAAATGGCGCTCAATCTTGAAATGGCCGGGGACATCCTGGAAAGGATGAGCGGAGATGTGGCCGATAAGTCGCTGGCGGCGGGGCTGGCCTTTTCGCTGGAGGGGATGCAGGAGCTGGACGCGCAGCTGGAGCTGCTCACCAGCAATCTGCGCCTCAGCCTGTCGGTGTTTTTATCGCGCGATATCACCAGCGCGAAGCGGCTGCGTCGTGCCAAGCATCGTTTTCGCATCACCAACCGCCGTTATTCCTACACTCACGTCGAACGTCTGCACCAGCAAAACGTGCAGAGTATCGAAACCAGCTCGCTGCATTTGGGGCTGCTGGGCGATATGAAGCGCCTGAACTCGCTATTTTGTGCGGTTGCTTACGGCGTGCTGGAACAGCCTGACGATGAACGCGATGAGGAGTAA